Proteins encoded by one window of Chondromyces crocatus:
- the sixA gene encoding phosphohistidine phosphatase SixA, which produces MEILIVRHGQAVDDAPGLGDGGRWLTARGRKLTRRVARWLSKRKERRPVAIWTSQLVRAVQTAEILAEAAGLTEVSVAAELSPGLDPTALIRLLSLHGDAGPLVLVGHEPLLSALITALLGHANWSGVVSGGKAEPRPKLKKSGIVALVWDQRAPAQLHFVLDPKEMKLGMSSRGMTISSSTRKRAAKTKHDVSRGSDFSDEP; this is translated from the coding sequence ATGGAGATCCTGATCGTGCGTCATGGGCAGGCAGTGGACGACGCGCCAGGGCTGGGAGATGGCGGCCGTTGGTTGACGGCCAGAGGTCGCAAGCTCACACGCCGGGTTGCTCGATGGCTCTCCAAGCGAAAAGAACGGCGCCCGGTTGCCATCTGGACGAGTCAGCTCGTGCGCGCAGTTCAGACGGCGGAGATCCTCGCGGAGGCGGCAGGCCTCACCGAGGTGTCGGTCGCCGCAGAGCTTTCTCCCGGCCTTGATCCTACCGCACTGATCCGGCTGCTCTCCCTCCACGGGGATGCTGGACCTCTCGTCCTCGTCGGGCACGAGCCTCTGCTGTCGGCGTTGATCACGGCGCTGCTGGGTCACGCCAACTGGTCAGGTGTCGTGAGCGGTGGGAAGGCCGAGCCGCGACCGAAGCTCAAGAAGAGTGGTATTGTTGCCCTCGTCTGGGATCAGCGTGCGCCAGCCCAGCTACATTTCGTCCTCGACCCCAAGGAGATGAAGCTGGGTATGTCCTCCCGAGGGATGACCATTTCTTCTTCGACTCGAAAGAGGGCCGCCAAAACAAAGCACGACGTATCACGTGGGAGCGACTTCTCGGACGAGCCGTGA
- a CDS encoding AAA family ATPase — protein sequence MSDSSPPMISAGSTDDAVTPSDAELLEHTAEAAHRLRNAVAAAVVGQDEVVEAMLITLAARGHALLVGVPGLAKTLLVSSLAKALDLSFGRVQFTPDLLPADITGTDVLHEQHGTRSLRFQPGPIFHNLVLADEVNRTPPKTQAALLEAMQERKVTVGTTTHSLPDPFQVFATRNPIEQEGTYPLPEAQLDRFLLEIHVSYPSEIEEREVARRTTSGKPPAITPVLRAGEVRAIGQLVPRIPVTDEAVELAVRVVRATRPTSDRVAPEVRDYVRYGAGPRGSQALVLAAKARAALRGEAAADVDDVRALLIPALRHRIVLSYRAEADGVRDIDVLRAVERAAG from the coding sequence ATGAGCGATTCCTCGCCCCCGATGATCAGCGCGGGCTCGACCGACGATGCGGTCACGCCTTCGGACGCAGAACTCCTGGAACACACGGCCGAAGCGGCACATCGACTCCGTAACGCCGTGGCAGCTGCCGTGGTGGGGCAGGATGAGGTGGTCGAAGCGATGCTGATCACCCTCGCCGCACGGGGTCATGCCCTCCTCGTCGGGGTGCCAGGACTGGCGAAGACGCTGCTGGTCTCTTCGCTGGCGAAGGCGCTGGACCTCAGCTTCGGACGTGTGCAGTTCACACCTGACCTGCTGCCAGCCGACATCACTGGGACCGACGTCCTCCACGAGCAACACGGCACAAGGAGCCTCCGCTTCCAGCCCGGCCCCATCTTCCACAACCTGGTGCTCGCGGACGAGGTGAACAGGACGCCGCCGAAGACACAGGCCGCTTTGCTCGAGGCGATGCAAGAGCGCAAGGTCACTGTAGGGACGACGACGCATTCCCTGCCCGATCCTTTTCAGGTCTTCGCCACACGAAATCCAATCGAGCAGGAGGGCACGTATCCTCTCCCCGAAGCCCAGCTCGATCGCTTCTTGCTCGAGATCCATGTGAGCTACCCAAGCGAGATCGAAGAGCGTGAGGTCGCGCGCCGGACGACGTCCGGAAAACCACCAGCCATCACCCCTGTCCTTCGAGCCGGTGAAGTGCGTGCCATCGGCCAGCTGGTGCCTCGGATCCCGGTGACTGACGAGGCCGTCGAACTAGCAGTACGCGTTGTTCGTGCGACTCGGCCAACGTCCGATCGAGTGGCTCCGGAGGTGCGTGACTACGTCCGCTACGGCGCTGGTCCTCGGGGAAGTCAGGCGCTGGTACTGGCCGCAAAGGCACGCGCGGCGCTGCGAGGTGAAGCCGCAGCTGACGTCGACGATGTGCGCGCGCTGCTGATTCCCGCGTTGCGGCACCGCATCGTCCTGTCCTACCGCGCCGAGGCGGATGGTGTCCGCGACATCGATGTGCTCCGCGCCGTGGAGCGGGCCGCTGGATAG
- a CDS encoding MopE-related protein produces MSDATMKFAMLGLSALAGLSLAMGACGRSGLNEFDVNAGGAGGATSTSSHSGPGGEGGLGGGGGTPCSGPTDCDDRDACTTDTCSDGVCRHRPRDDDGDGHAPLSCGGDDCNDFNPSVYPGAIENCTDAADNDCNGVADCFDPACDGAPLCGCTPSPTGENCTNGIDDDCDTIVDCFDSDCAGTPACGCSASEAGKCGNGFDDDCDGAFDCDDADCSSDPLCQCRARTENCGNGTDDDCDLLIDCADPDCRGIFPCACVPPGSPEICSDNVDNDCDGRVDCADSQCFSSPSCQHCMPEICNDGIDNNCDGRIDCADTACFFAPNCVAVPEQCNNGIDDDNDTLIDCQDPDCANNPYCVLQQANCLSPKLITGSGTYTGDTTGHISETRGVCGGDAGEAVFYFTLSQPSRVVLDSIGTSFDSTLYVRTGACNSGAEIGCDDDSAGSSWAARLVFNLLYPGTYFVFLDGYTVDPVGGANEGPFVLNVVITPNPPEICNDGIDNDGDIYVDCADPDCAGIGPCLNCANGLPPAPEFGIAACTDGLDNDCDGKIDCADDDCSASDYYITECCNGVDENGNGIPDDFNCRCVSNADCPSGQICYTHTAHACGIPCQSYFGEICPFVAPGSFCSAVTGQCEF; encoded by the coding sequence ATGTCGGACGCTACGATGAAGTTCGCGATGCTGGGCTTGAGCGCCCTCGCTGGACTCAGCCTTGCGATGGGCGCCTGCGGTCGCTCCGGCTTGAACGAGTTCGATGTGAACGCCGGAGGTGCCGGTGGCGCGACCTCCACCAGCTCCCACAGCGGGCCAGGCGGTGAAGGCGGGCTGGGCGGTGGGGGGGGGACCCCCTGCAGTGGGCCGACGGACTGTGATGACCGTGATGCCTGCACGACCGACACCTGCAGTGATGGGGTTTGCCGGCATCGCCCACGTGACGATGACGGCGACGGGCACGCGCCCCTGAGCTGCGGGGGGGATGACTGCAACGACTTCAATCCCTCGGTATACCCAGGGGCCATCGAGAACTGCACCGATGCTGCAGACAACGATTGCAACGGAGTTGCGGATTGTTTCGACCCGGCCTGTGATGGTGCCCCCCTGTGCGGATGCACACCGTCTCCCACGGGGGAGAACTGCACCAATGGGATCGATGACGACTGCGACACCATCGTCGACTGCTTCGACAGTGACTGCGCGGGGACGCCTGCGTGCGGTTGTTCAGCATCGGAGGCGGGCAAGTGCGGCAACGGTTTCGACGATGACTGCGACGGGGCCTTCGACTGCGACGATGCGGATTGCTCCTCGGACCCACTCTGCCAGTGTCGGGCTCGGACCGAGAACTGCGGAAACGGAACCGACGATGACTGCGATCTGCTCATCGACTGCGCCGATCCCGACTGTCGAGGGATCTTCCCCTGTGCCTGTGTACCCCCCGGATCTCCGGAGATCTGCTCGGATAACGTGGACAACGACTGTGACGGCCGTGTCGACTGTGCTGATTCTCAGTGCTTCTCGTCGCCGTCATGCCAGCACTGCATGCCGGAGATCTGCAATGACGGCATCGACAACAACTGCGACGGCAGAATCGATTGTGCGGATACTGCTTGCTTCTTCGCGCCAAATTGCGTGGCTGTGCCGGAGCAGTGCAACAACGGCATCGACGATGACAACGACACGCTGATTGATTGCCAGGATCCGGACTGCGCGAACAATCCATATTGTGTTCTTCAGCAGGCGAATTGCCTCTCTCCCAAGCTCATCACGGGAAGCGGGACCTATACAGGAGACACCACGGGACACATCAGCGAGACACGAGGAGTTTGCGGTGGTGATGCAGGGGAAGCCGTCTTCTATTTCACGCTCTCGCAACCCTCCCGTGTCGTGCTCGATTCCATCGGGACGAGCTTCGATTCCACCCTTTACGTGCGGACGGGGGCCTGTAACTCGGGCGCAGAGATCGGCTGTGACGACGACAGTGCCGGTAGCAGCTGGGCAGCGAGGCTGGTGTTCAACCTCCTCTATCCGGGGACTTACTTCGTTTTCCTCGATGGCTACACGGTCGACCCAGTTGGTGGAGCCAACGAGGGGCCTTTTGTGCTCAATGTCGTCATCACCCCCAATCCTCCCGAGATCTGCAACGATGGGATCGACAATGATGGTGATATTTACGTGGACTGTGCTGATCCCGACTGTGCAGGGATAGGCCCTTGTCTGAACTGCGCCAACGGTCTCCCGCCCGCGCCAGAGTTCGGCATCGCTGCCTGCACGGATGGTCTGGACAACGATTGCGATGGCAAGATCGATTGTGCAGACGATGATTGCAGCGCGAGCGACTACTACATCACTGAATGCTGCAACGGGGTGGACGAGAACGGAAACGGCATTCCTGATGATTTCAACTGCCGATGTGTCTCCAATGCAGACTGCCCCAGCGGTCAGATCTGTTACACGCATACGGCTCACGCGTGTGGCATCCCCTGCCAGTCTTATTTCGGCGAAATCTGTCCCTTCGTGGCGCCTGGATCATTCTGCAGCGCGGTGACGGGCCAGTGTGAGTTTTGA
- a CDS encoding glycosyltransferase family 39 protein, whose product MTSVVLRGWRRDAAVVFVIALIARLAAVEWAATRFAPAADGAYYHQLALRLAEGQGYTWRWPDGVVTYAAHYPVGYPGAIAALYAVAGPHPVAAMMLNAVLGSFAALAVHRLAAHATPHRAIAFLAGALVAVHPGLVAYTPALMTEGVTGALLACAGWAVARAAQHPAPSRTPIPFVIVGLVLGVATLMRPQALLLAPVFGWIAARRPGASEVMEASQGTSQSVSAQPRLAPVTRSAWRAMASHALPMLVVTMTALAVCMPWTVRNCERMGRCALVSMNGGWNLLIGTDPEARGAWAPLQVPDGCREIFDEAGKDACFAQEARRKILQHPVEWLGLIPQKLGATLNYCGAAGWYLREANPEEFSEKSKIALGVVETIYERGVLLLCLVWAARQGVSKRSRWSQVVTGALLIVGVMATLHVQAWVGYVSLLGMSLMRGSVLRRASVLPLVTLSVLAATLLTHAAFFGAGRYALVTFPLLSGLAALGMKRGQAGDETIGHRLVLPPS is encoded by the coding sequence GTGACCTCTGTCGTCTTGCGAGGGTGGCGACGCGACGCAGCCGTTGTTTTCGTCATCGCCCTCATCGCCCGTCTTGCGGCTGTCGAGTGGGCTGCGACGCGTTTCGCGCCGGCTGCCGACGGGGCTTACTACCATCAACTGGCCCTTCGGCTGGCCGAGGGGCAGGGCTACACGTGGCGCTGGCCTGACGGCGTCGTCACGTATGCCGCACATTATCCGGTCGGCTACCCCGGCGCGATCGCAGCACTCTATGCCGTCGCTGGTCCACATCCGGTCGCAGCCATGATGCTCAATGCGGTGCTGGGCTCGTTCGCTGCGCTTGCGGTGCACCGGCTCGCTGCCCATGCGACCCCCCACCGGGCCATCGCGTTCCTTGCAGGAGCGCTCGTGGCAGTGCACCCCGGTCTGGTCGCGTACACACCCGCTCTGATGACCGAAGGTGTGACGGGTGCACTCCTGGCCTGCGCAGGCTGGGCCGTGGCACGCGCAGCACAGCACCCCGCTCCATCGCGGACACCGATCCCCTTCGTGATCGTGGGTCTGGTTCTCGGCGTGGCCACCCTGATGCGCCCGCAGGCGCTGTTGCTTGCTCCAGTCTTCGGCTGGATTGCAGCTCGACGACCGGGGGCATCAGAGGTGATGGAGGCGTCCCAAGGAACAAGCCAGAGCGTCAGTGCTCAACCACGGCTCGCCCCTGTTACACGTTCCGCTTGGAGGGCCATGGCGTCCCATGCGCTTCCGATGCTGGTGGTGACGATGACGGCGCTTGCTGTCTGCATGCCATGGACTGTGCGCAACTGCGAGCGCATGGGGCGCTGCGCGCTCGTCAGCATGAATGGTGGGTGGAACCTCCTCATCGGCACTGATCCCGAAGCGCGAGGCGCATGGGCACCGCTGCAGGTACCGGATGGGTGCCGAGAGATCTTCGATGAAGCCGGGAAGGATGCTTGTTTTGCCCAGGAAGCGCGCCGAAAAATCCTCCAACATCCCGTCGAGTGGCTGGGTTTGATCCCGCAAAAGCTTGGAGCAACCCTCAACTACTGCGGCGCTGCCGGGTGGTATCTCCGAGAAGCGAACCCGGAAGAGTTTTCAGAGAAGAGCAAGATCGCGCTGGGGGTCGTGGAGACCATCTACGAGCGCGGAGTTCTTCTCCTGTGCCTCGTGTGGGCGGCGCGGCAGGGTGTTTCGAAGCGGAGCCGATGGAGCCAGGTGGTGACGGGGGCTCTGCTGATCGTCGGCGTCATGGCAACGCTTCACGTTCAGGCCTGGGTGGGATACGTATCCCTGCTCGGCATGAGCCTGATGAGAGGCTCCGTTCTACGAAGGGCATCCGTTCTACCCCTCGTCACACTTTCCGTGCTCGCAGCGACGTTGCTCACGCATGCCGCTTTTTTTGGAGCCGGACGGTACGCTCTCGTGACCTTTCCGCTCCTCTCGGGCCTTGCCGCTCTGGGGATGAAGCGGGGGCAAGCCGGGGATGAGACCATCGGCCACAGGCTCGTTCTGCCGCCGTCGTGA
- a CDS encoding RluA family pseudouridine synthase: protein MSEERDAESPLRFEVSQDDPRDRLDKLLVSLLTRAGRDASRAVIQRWIAEGRVRVDGSLHRASSAVRSGATVEVSPSPHSHLPPSHTAADARVVVPVVYEDEHLLVVDKPAGMVVHPAQGHATGTLVNGLLARPGFVGASSDPRDPAGHLRPGIVHRLDKGTSGLLVVAKDPASREALKSLFSRHAVEREYLAIVVGAGRDATYDTLHGRHTTDRLRFTTRVQTGRRAVTHTRVVERFGTLATLMACTLETGRTHQIRVHLAERGGTPVLADPIYGSSPRHRQVRALAEQLGHQALHARVLGFIHPATGATMRWESSLPPDLEQALTRLRALATTSST from the coding sequence GTGAGCGAAGAGCGGGACGCCGAGAGTCCTCTACGGTTCGAGGTGAGTCAGGACGATCCCCGCGATCGTCTCGACAAACTCCTGGTCTCCCTGCTCACCCGCGCCGGTCGTGATGCTTCACGCGCCGTGATACAGCGCTGGATCGCCGAAGGGCGTGTACGCGTCGACGGGTCACTCCACCGCGCCTCTTCTGCCGTGCGGAGTGGTGCCACCGTGGAGGTGAGCCCCTCGCCCCATTCCCATCTTCCCCCCAGTCACACTGCCGCCGACGCTCGTGTCGTCGTCCCGGTGGTTTACGAGGACGAGCACCTCTTGGTGGTCGACAAGCCTGCAGGGATGGTCGTCCATCCTGCCCAGGGGCATGCGACGGGGACGCTCGTCAACGGCCTGCTCGCCAGACCAGGGTTCGTGGGAGCGAGCAGCGATCCCAGAGATCCGGCAGGTCACCTTCGCCCGGGCATCGTCCACCGCCTCGACAAAGGCACGAGCGGACTGCTGGTCGTCGCCAAAGATCCAGCGAGCCGAGAGGCGTTGAAGAGCCTCTTCTCCCGTCACGCCGTTGAACGGGAGTATCTGGCCATCGTCGTTGGCGCTGGTCGCGATGCCACCTACGACACCCTGCATGGGCGGCACACGACGGACCGCCTTCGCTTCACGACACGCGTGCAAACTGGACGTCGCGCGGTCACCCATACCCGCGTCGTAGAACGATTCGGGACGCTCGCCACGTTGATGGCATGCACCCTGGAGACGGGCAGGACGCATCAGATCCGCGTCCATCTCGCTGAGCGAGGTGGGACGCCGGTGCTGGCGGATCCGATTTACGGTAGCTCACCTCGACACCGACAGGTGCGCGCCCTGGCAGAGCAGCTCGGTCACCAGGCGCTGCACGCGAGGGTCCTCGGGTTCATTCACCCCGCGACGGGTGCCACGATGCGGTGGGAGAGCTCGCTCCCACCGGACCTGGAGCAAGCGCTCACCCGGTTGCGAGCGCTCGCTACCACATCTTCGACTTAA
- a CDS encoding SMI1/KNR4 family protein, whose protein sequence is MATIERGVELVRRVITHLKQRPQSKDVSGASPAALDALESRLMVELPPTLRVFLEFDFRFDSLGKRFKGRHRFGMDPTAPTPKMTSVRKLAEAMVELGWTDSRIRNKVVRLPNLAGQPWNALYLGEARRDGELLILGLDNEDTSVRVFPRYTAFDLYLAHQTGLVRLTEGQRLEDLESYIALNPDLRTGDDDDEGDSDY, encoded by the coding sequence ATGGCAACGATCGAACGAGGCGTCGAACTAGTACGGCGCGTTATCACGCACCTGAAACAGCGGCCCCAGAGCAAGGATGTATCCGGCGCGAGCCCAGCAGCCCTCGACGCGCTCGAGTCTCGGCTGATGGTGGAGTTGCCGCCAACGCTCAGGGTTTTTCTGGAGTTCGACTTCCGCTTTGACAGCCTGGGCAAACGCTTCAAGGGCCGTCATCGGTTCGGCATGGATCCGACCGCTCCTACGCCCAAGATGACCTCGGTGCGCAAGCTCGCAGAGGCGATGGTCGAGCTTGGATGGACCGACTCGCGGATCCGTAACAAGGTCGTCCGTCTACCCAACCTCGCCGGGCAACCGTGGAACGCGCTTTACCTGGGAGAGGCTCGACGTGACGGTGAGCTCTTGATCCTCGGGCTGGACAACGAAGACACCAGTGTTCGGGTGTTTCCCCGATACACGGCGTTCGACTTGTACCTGGCGCATCAGACAGGGCTCGTGCGGCTCACCGAAGGCCAACGTCTTGAGGATCTCGAGTCCTACATCGCCCTCAACCCCGATCTACGAACCGGGGACGATGATGATGAAGGAGATTCCGACTACTGA
- a CDS encoding Maf family protein: MIDHAHPLLLGSSSPRRRDILTTLGIPFRAIGAAVAEVRDEGESAEAYQERIVLAKLEAAVELPGAAGTGAVLVADTEVILDGQVLGKPRDEADGRLMLRSLSGRAHEVWTCFAIAGSRHDEPCQSLHLETVRTRVLFRHLADEEIASYSALGEGLDKAGAYAIQGVGAFVVERIEGSYMNVVGLPACEVILALRRTGLLPHFPIVESRLGMRGRISEPGA, translated from the coding sequence ATGATCGACCACGCGCACCCCCTTCTGCTCGGTTCTTCGTCTCCACGCCGGCGGGATATCCTGACGACGCTGGGCATCCCGTTTCGAGCCATCGGAGCCGCGGTCGCGGAGGTGCGTGACGAGGGGGAAAGTGCGGAAGCCTACCAGGAGAGGATCGTTCTGGCGAAGCTCGAAGCTGCCGTCGAACTTCCGGGAGCGGCAGGTACCGGAGCCGTTCTGGTCGCTGACACCGAGGTGATTCTCGACGGCCAGGTGCTGGGAAAACCTCGTGATGAAGCGGACGGACGGCTCATGCTCCGGTCCCTGTCAGGACGCGCTCACGAAGTCTGGACGTGCTTTGCCATCGCCGGCTCGCGACATGACGAGCCTTGTCAATCCCTTCATCTCGAGACGGTGAGGACGCGGGTGCTCTTCCGACACCTCGCGGATGAAGAGATCGCCAGCTATTCGGCCTTGGGGGAGGGGTTGGACAAGGCTGGCGCCTATGCCATTCAGGGGGTGGGAGCGTTCGTGGTGGAGAGGATCGAGGGCTCCTACATGAATGTGGTCGGCCTACCCGCTTGCGAAGTGATCCTGGCGTTGCGTCGTACAGGCTTGCTGCCCCATTTTCCCATCGTCGAGAGTCGACTGGGCATGCGGGGACGCATCTCAGAGCCGGGCGCGTGA
- a CDS encoding lysylphosphatidylglycerol synthase transmembrane domain-containing protein: MSKLGRRLVLVMLLGVAVYGAIILSRGFAQISASLRDYAWWTFAAACGLAFTNYLLRFLKWEYYLAHLEVRGIPKGESLLTFLSGFVLTVTPGKVGEVFKSVILYQTRRVPISRTAPIVFAERITDLIGVIVIISLGSISFPGGAIWATLGALVVVALLLLVAWPRFSDQLLRALTLLPGVLGKAATRIGPKVAVALHGMKGLTTPSKLILPTILSIGAWGLEGFGLWVILHGFAEKPALPLTAFFYSTATLAGALVPVPGGLGVTDKLLEEQLARLGGVPNGTATAAMLLVRFATLWFAVVVGFAALGVLRLRYPQMVAEADDPTGGDAGH; the protein is encoded by the coding sequence GTGAGCAAGCTCGGCCGGCGGCTGGTTCTCGTGATGCTCTTGGGCGTCGCCGTCTACGGGGCCATCATCCTCTCACGGGGGTTCGCCCAGATCAGCGCAAGCCTTCGAGACTACGCTTGGTGGACCTTTGCAGCAGCTTGTGGGCTGGCGTTCACGAACTATCTGCTCCGCTTTCTGAAGTGGGAGTACTACCTCGCCCACCTCGAGGTGCGTGGGATCCCCAAAGGGGAGAGCCTGCTGACTTTCCTGTCCGGGTTCGTGCTGACGGTGACCCCCGGAAAGGTGGGCGAGGTCTTCAAGTCGGTGATCCTGTATCAGACGCGTCGCGTCCCGATCTCGCGGACGGCACCGATCGTGTTCGCCGAGCGAATCACCGATCTGATCGGGGTGATCGTGATCATCTCCCTGGGGAGCATCAGTTTTCCTGGTGGAGCGATCTGGGCAACGCTCGGTGCGCTCGTGGTGGTTGCGCTCCTCTTGCTGGTCGCGTGGCCGCGCTTCTCCGACCAGCTGCTGCGCGCCTTGACGCTTCTTCCTGGAGTGCTCGGGAAGGCCGCGACGCGGATCGGTCCGAAGGTCGCGGTCGCCCTGCATGGGATGAAAGGTCTCACGACCCCTTCGAAGCTGATTTTGCCCACGATCCTTTCCATCGGCGCCTGGGGGCTCGAGGGGTTCGGTCTGTGGGTCATCCTGCATGGCTTCGCTGAAAAGCCAGCGCTGCCACTGACGGCGTTCTTCTACTCGACCGCCACGCTGGCCGGAGCGCTCGTTCCAGTCCCGGGTGGGCTGGGCGTGACGGACAAATTGCTCGAAGAACAGCTCGCACGACTCGGTGGCGTGCCGAATGGGACAGCCACGGCGGCCATGTTGCTTGTTCGGTTTGCGACGCTGTGGTTTGCTGTCGTCGTGGGCTTCGCAGCCCTCGGTGTACTTCGGTTGCGCTACCCGCAGATGGTCGCTGAAGCCGACGACCCGACTGGCGGAGACGCTGGACACTGA
- a CDS encoding OmpA family protein, whose translation MRSNPTRQPARPRTLLLFASGALALCLAGSPAHAEPCAPASGLSTCIDADNLWLRPGSGPFFSIADTSTAPAGNASFALGLSYQSRPIGLLVPGPNRDGTTIHVVDNMLNATFLWSLGLTERLELTFAAPITLYQDGAGLGGVLNTDEPLQRSAIRDPRLGLAFAILPQPRVGPSQGFSLTARLDLGLPAGDETLFAGSSMATAVPSLVSAIRVGRFGLAAEAGARIRESTSIAGSVIGSQLTGAVGASYDVLAQRRLTVGAEVFALYTLATQPSSPLIPAEWILSASTAPFLAGDVSFSLGGGGTIPFADEHAVTSPRFRFTFAARYAPGGRDTDGDGVLDRDDACPDVPEDRDGFQDSDGCPDPDNDGDGIPDALDRCRDAPEDRDGFQDEDGCPDLDDDGDGIPDDTDQCRNQPEDRDGFQDEDGCPDPDNDGDGIPDEHDLCPNGAEDFDGFKDEDGCPDPDNDLDQIPDERDLCPDAKEDLDGFQDDDGCPDLDNDEDGVPDLEDACPLHPETINGQQDEDGCPEPGATATVRWEKDQVIVDGLVPFTPGGARMPPALEAQLRMAAQLMRGRMPLTSVIIEAYPDRPGDGSARGLELAATRADAVKARLVAGGIPAELITPAAGDPTLRRPPRAPQIEITVSRPPRPKAPPAALTPEKRAPSPAPQSPSPPSKPSPPAEESHR comes from the coding sequence ATGCGCTCGAACCCGACGAGGCAGCCGGCACGGCCCCGAACGCTGTTGCTCTTCGCCTCCGGGGCGCTCGCGCTGTGTCTCGCGGGGAGTCCCGCTCACGCTGAGCCGTGCGCGCCGGCGAGCGGGTTGTCGACCTGCATCGATGCCGACAACTTGTGGCTCCGTCCTGGGAGTGGGCCGTTCTTCTCGATCGCGGACACCAGCACCGCACCGGCAGGAAACGCCTCGTTCGCCCTGGGCTTGAGCTATCAGTCGCGTCCGATCGGCTTGCTCGTCCCTGGACCGAACCGTGACGGGACGACCATCCATGTCGTCGACAACATGCTCAACGCGACCTTTCTGTGGTCCCTTGGGCTTACAGAACGACTCGAGCTGACCTTCGCCGCCCCGATAACGCTCTACCAAGATGGCGCTGGGCTCGGCGGCGTTCTCAACACGGATGAGCCTCTGCAGCGGAGCGCGATACGAGATCCTCGACTGGGTCTTGCGTTTGCCATCCTTCCGCAGCCTCGTGTCGGTCCTTCACAGGGATTCTCCCTCACGGCTCGCCTCGATCTCGGTCTCCCTGCGGGTGATGAGACCCTCTTCGCAGGGTCGTCGATGGCGACTGCGGTACCGAGCCTCGTCAGTGCAATTCGCGTCGGTCGCTTCGGCCTGGCTGCAGAGGCTGGTGCCCGCATCCGAGAGTCCACCAGCATCGCCGGCTCCGTCATCGGCTCACAGCTCACGGGCGCGGTGGGCGCATCGTACGACGTGCTCGCGCAACGCCGGCTCACGGTGGGGGCAGAGGTGTTCGCGCTCTACACACTCGCAACCCAGCCATCCTCGCCGCTGATCCCGGCAGAGTGGATCCTCTCAGCAAGTACGGCCCCCTTCCTTGCCGGGGACGTCTCCTTCTCTCTGGGTGGAGGAGGCACGATCCCGTTCGCGGATGAACATGCCGTCACATCTCCGCGCTTTCGCTTCACCTTTGCCGCACGCTACGCGCCCGGCGGGAGAGACACCGACGGAGATGGGGTCCTCGACCGCGACGATGCGTGCCCCGACGTCCCGGAAGATCGCGATGGCTTCCAGGACAGTGACGGGTGCCCCGATCCCGACAATGACGGAGACGGCATCCCCGATGCCCTGGATCGTTGCCGTGACGCCCCGGAGGATCGCGACGGCTTCCAGGATGAAGACGGCTGTCCGGACCTCGACGATGATGGGGATGGCATCCCAGACGACACCGACCAATGTCGAAATCAACCTGAAGATCGGGATGGGTTCCAGGACGAAGATGGTTGCCCTGACCCCGACAACGACGGCGATGGCATTCCAGACGAGCACGACCTGTGCCCCAACGGTGCCGAAGATTTCGACGGGTTCAAAGATGAAGATGGCTGTCCAGATCCGGACAATGACCTCGATCAGATCCCAGACGAACGCGATCTCTGCCCGGACGCGAAGGAAGATCTGGACGGATTCCAGGACGACGACGGTTGTCCGGACCTGGATAACGATGAGGATGGAGTCCCGGATCTGGAGGATGCTTGTCCCCTGCATCCCGAGACCATCAACGGCCAGCAAGACGAGGATGGCTGTCCCGAGCCAGGGGCGACAGCCACCGTTCGCTGGGAAAAAGACCAGGTCATCGTGGACGGCCTGGTCCCGTTCACGCCAGGGGGCGCTCGGATGCCCCCCGCACTGGAAGCCCAGCTCCGCATGGCGGCTCAGTTGATGCGAGGCCGTATGCCGCTCACATCCGTCATCATCGAGGCCTACCCCGATCGCCCCGGAGATGGCTCTGCGCGAGGATTGGAGCTGGCGGCCACGCGAGCCGACGCCGTCAAGGCGCGCCTTGTGGCAGGTGGCATCCCTGCAGAGTTGATCACGCCTGCTGCAGGAGACCCGACCCTGCGCCGCCCTCCCCGCGCACCGCAGATAGAAATCACCGTGAGCCGCCCTCCTCGGCCCAAGGCGCCCCCTGCTGCACTCACGCCAGAAAAGAGAGCGCCTTCCCCGGCTCCACAATCCCCGTCACCGCCTTCGAAA